The following nucleotide sequence is from Halobacillus mangrovi.
AATTCAATGTACGCGTTGGTCTCGTCTTCACCCGTTTGGTGAATCCAGAAGTCAAGCAGTACGTCTTCATCACCTGTAGCTTCAACACTTGTATCCACTGAGCCAGTCTCCACTGTGTCACTTGTTTGATTCTCCCCTGAACTACCGCTACTATCTTCTTCTGAATTAGCGGAACTGTCGCTTGAACAAGCCGCAAGCATCAGCACCACTAAAACCCCTGTCAACAAATACGATAATTTCTTCATCCTCCGTACCTCCCATTTCATAATTGAACGCTCACACATATCCTTCCATTACACAAAAACGTTTACGTAATCGTTTACTTTATGGTTAAAAAGAGAAGGTTCTCTTTAAAAGGAACCTCTCTGTACCAACTCTGAATCGAGCATAACTTCTGTATATTTCTCTTTTGACCCATTAATTCTCTTAAGCAACTGCTCAACGGCTACTTTTCCAATCTCAAACGCCGGCTGTCTGACAACAGATAAAGGGGGAGAAGTGATTTTCATCCAATCATAATCGTCATATCCTATGATGCCAATCTCCTCAGGAATTTTAACCTCGTGTTCCTGGAGGTAAGAAACAGCCCCCATCGTCATGACATTATTTGCGACAAACAAAGCAGATACTTCTGCTTCATGAAGTTCTTTCGCCAATTGATATCCTTGTTCGAATGTGGCTGGACCTTCTTTAATAAACTCTTTTCTTACGGGGATCGCTTTTTCTTCCAAGGCTTGTTTATACCCTTTTAAGCGTTCATCACTAGTGGTAATCCCCAGGGTGCCTGTGATAAAACCAATCCGCTCGTATCCTTTGTTAAGTAGAGCACGGACAGCTTCATATGCACCTCGAAGGTTATCAACAAGAACCATATCTCCTTCAATACCGCTCGGATGACGGTCAATATAAACGACTGGATAATCACCTGTTAATTCCTTCTTATACGCTGAATCCTCCCCGTTTACAGGCGCAATGACCAATCCGTCAATCAACTGCGTATTAAACACGCGAATTTGATTTTTTTCCGTTACTTCATCTTCATTGGAATTACTAAGTATTAAGTTATATCCATTCTCTTTCAACACCTTTTCAATTCCATTGGCAATGCTCATGAAGAAAAAATTGGATGTATCTTCTGCAACTAATGGAACCAAAAGTCCGATCGTATTCGATTTACGGCTTCTGAGGCTTCTGGCAATTCGGTTTGGCTGGTAATTCAAGTCCTTCATCGCCATGTATACTTTTTGCTTGGTCTCTTCTGCTACAAATCTTGTCTCATTGATCACATGAGAGACGGTAGCTGTAGAAACTTGGGCCTTTTTTGCAACATCTTTAATGGAAACCATGGTTAATCCTCATTTCTAAAACTCAGTTAATCGTTTGCGTAATCGATTACTTTAAGTAGACTATACTCCTTGTAAACGCTTTCGTCAATGTGTTTTTTAAAATATCTTGTTTTTTGTCTTATTAAACAGATTTATTATATTTAAATCTATAAGTACACGATACAAAATAAATCAGAAAAAATTTACAGCGTTCAATCCTTACGAATATGAAGGGATGGTTCTCATTAGAGTTTCCTACTACATTTAACAGAGTCTTTTTAAACAACGGTATGATTACGGACTAGTCTAGATGGGTTAAATCTATAAACAAATTATTTTGAGACACGAAATAACCCTGATACGATGAACAATATGATTTTAAAAGAAAAGAGGATGAAATCATGACACTTCAAGATACAAAGTTTTCCGTATTAGACCTCGCCCCCGTCATTGAAGGAGGAAGTCCAGCTGATTCTTTTCGTAACACAGTAGACTTAGCCCAGCACGTAGAAAAATGGGGTTTCACAAGATATTGGATGGCCGAGCACCACAACATGCCGTTTATCGCAAGCTCAGCAACATCTATTGCTATCAGTCATGTAGCCCATAATACTTCGTCTATTCGTGTCGGGTCAGGCGGAGTGATGCTGCCCAACCACGCGCCACTCATAATCGCTGAACAATTCGGTACGCTAGAAACGCTGTTTCCAGGACGAATCGACCTCGGCTTAGGACGTGCACCAGGGACAGACCAGCTTACCGCCCAGGCCCTTCGCCGTGATCTAAACAGTCGAGCGGAGAACTTCCCAGCACAAGTGGATGAATTACGAGGGTATTTCGAAGGGAAAAATCGAATAAGAGCTATTCCAGGAGAAGGCTTGAATATTCCTATTTGGCTACTAGGATCAAGCGGGTTCAGCGCCCAGCTTGCCGGCCAGCTCGGTCTTCCATTTTCGTTTGCAAGTCACTTCTCACCGAATAATACACTAGGCGCTCTAGATTTATATCGTCGCACTTTCACCCCTTCTTCCATTTTGGACGAACCGTACACAATGGTTGGTGTAAACGTGATTGCAGCTGACACAGATGAGGAAGCAGAGCGCTTGGCTACATCTTTACAGCAGCAGTTTCTAAACCTTGTGCGTAATACAAACCACCTTCTCCAACCTCCAGTCGATAACATGGATGATATCTGGACTGCTGGTGAAAAGGCAGCCTTACAGCAACAGTTAGGGGCTTCAATTATCGGAGGTCCTGAAACTGTCAAAGAAAAACTCGAGAATTTCCAGGCTGAAACAGAAGCTGATGAAATGATGATCATTTCCCAAATTTATGATCATTCAGCCAGGATCCGATCTTATGAGATCGTTGCAGAAATCATGAATTAATA
It contains:
- a CDS encoding LacI family DNA-binding transcriptional regulator is translated as MVSIKDVAKKAQVSTATVSHVINETRFVAEETKQKVYMAMKDLNYQPNRIARSLRSRKSNTIGLLVPLVAEDTSNFFFMSIANGIEKVLKENGYNLILSNSNEDEVTEKNQIRVFNTQLIDGLVIAPVNGEDSAYKKELTGDYPVVYIDRHPSGIEGDMVLVDNLRGAYEAVRALLNKGYERIGFITGTLGITTSDERLKGYKQALEEKAIPVRKEFIKEGPATFEQGYQLAKELHEAEVSALFVANNVMTMGAVSYLQEHEVKIPEEIGIIGYDDYDWMKITSPPLSVVRQPAFEIGKVAVEQLLKRINGSKEKYTEVMLDSELVQRGSF
- a CDS encoding LLM class flavin-dependent oxidoreductase, encoding MTLQDTKFSVLDLAPVIEGGSPADSFRNTVDLAQHVEKWGFTRYWMAEHHNMPFIASSATSIAISHVAHNTSSIRVGSGGVMLPNHAPLIIAEQFGTLETLFPGRIDLGLGRAPGTDQLTAQALRRDLNSRAENFPAQVDELRGYFEGKNRIRAIPGEGLNIPIWLLGSSGFSAQLAGQLGLPFSFASHFSPNNTLGALDLYRRTFTPSSILDEPYTMVGVNVIAADTDEEAERLATSLQQQFLNLVRNTNHLLQPPVDNMDDIWTAGEKAALQQQLGASIIGGPETVKEKLENFQAETEADEMMIISQIYDHSARIRSYEIVAEIMN